CAATAAATTCTAAATTCTCTACCACAACAATCATTATGCTTGTACTGACGATCAAAAAGAGTACAATTGAAGTAAATGCCCATTTTGAAGATAACTTTTTTACAAAATTCAAATATAGTGTCAAAAACATCATGCATACGAATAAGACTTTACTCGCACCACTTTCGCCTCCGTCCATTGCATACAAAGATAGGAGTGCAATCACAAATGATTGCTTTCGATATTTGGGATTATAAATACCATAAATTAGCCACATTACCATGGTAAATGACATAGCAAAAGCGAATATATTTTTATGTTTCATAATTCCTTGCCATGCTCCAGTTTTGGAATTAATCCCTACTGAAGGAACAACATTGGCATAATAGATACTAGGCAACAAAACTGCAAGGTTTACCCAACGCATGAAACTATATAGTTCGGCCCAAGAGTATTGCTTACCGATATAAACTGCTGCGATCGCTGTTTCTAAATAAACCAGACTGTTTTTCAAGGTATGAACAAAATCATTTGACCAAAATGCAGAAAACCCAATCATTAGACAAAGAAGAGATAAAAAAGGAGCTTTAACTAAAAAAACTGCAAATACATCTCCAATATTTCTTAAGGTTGATCGAAATCGAGACCAGGATACAAATAAAACAACTCCATAGATTGCTAACTGGAGGAATACGGTCATCATTCCCACTTTTCTATCAGCTAATATTTTAGGAGTTAATTTATTAAAGGGTAAGATAGATACATCAGTCAGTGCAAATATAAAACCACCCACTACCAATTTTTCAAACCACTCTGAATTTGTTTTACTCTTGTTGATATAATGAAAAAAAACGGCCACATAGATCAGCCCCGTGGCTAATACCATGAGTGCAATTAATGGATTAGCGAGTAGTGATTTGATAACTTCTTTCATTTTTCAATATTGGAACCGAAATATGGCAAGTCACTCATAGCGAATATTTGATATTATTTACATGGAAAATATTAGGACTAGAATATAGTAGAGATTATATAGGCTATTATTGAGATCAATTATAAACTGAGGGAGACCGACTATGGGTACTTATACAAAAAACTTTCAGTTTTGTCGCCCCCTGTTCGCTTTGGGGGTCGGATGTGGGTTAATAATTCCTCTCATCTTACCAGCAGTTGCTCAACACACTGGTACAGAACCGAACTGGCCGATCCAGGAATCTTCTGAGGAAAGAAATAGTCCTATATCAACAGAAAATTCATCGATCGCCACCGATAATGCTTATGTTCTAGTTGGGGGCGATCGCATCCAAATCGATATCTTAGAACTCCCCGAATATAGCGGCAACTACCAAATCCCAGTTGATGGCCTCATCGAACTTCCTCTGATTGGTTCAATACGCCTTGGACGCTTAACCTTAGCTCAAGCTAGGGAAGCCCTAGTTCAAGCCTACAGTGATGTGCTGAGATATCCAGTGATCACGATTCGATTGGTTTCTCCTAGTCCATTGAACGTGGTCGTTGCTGGAGAAGTTACCAATCCTGGTGCTTTCACAGTGAGTCTGATTGGTGGAGAAGGGGGTAATCCAGGAATCCAATACCCTACCGTAATCGAGGTTCTTAAAGAAGCAGGTGGAATAACTCTAGCAGCAGATATCAGTCAAATTAAGATTACCCGAACCATTTGGCAAGATAACCAGCAGAAGGAAATAACCCTCGACGTTGATCTGCAACAGTTGATTCAGGGCAATCCCTCCAGCACAGATATAACTATACGCAGTGGAGATAAAATCTTCGTACCCACTCAATTTGAAGTCAACTTGAAACAACTATGGCAACTGGCTAGAGTTGATTTCTCAGCCGATCGCAATCAGAGACAGTCTATTGTTGTTGCCGGTGAAGTTCATAACCCGGGTTCCTACCATATTACCTTAGCCATACCGGGTAGCCCAGTGATCAGCTTGCCTACTGTTTCCTCAGCTATTCAGGAAGCCGGAGGAATCAAACCCTTGGCAGATCTTCGTAACATGAAGCTACGTCGCCAGACTCAAACGGGTTCTGAGCTGATTATTCCACTCGATTTTTGGGAGTTGTTGCATAATGGAGATATTACTCAAGATACCATTGTTCAAAGTGGAGACTCAATTATCATTCCTAGAGTAGCGGAAATTTCTAATGCAGAAGTGTCTGAATTAGCGGCAGTCAACTTTGCCCGGCAGTCAATTACAGTGAGTGTGATTGGAGAAGTGCGATCACCTGGCTCCCTTGAGGTGCCACCGAGTACTTCTCTCAATCAAATATTACTGCGTGCCGGTGGTTTTAATGGCAGCCGAGCCAAAACTAGCCGAGTACAACTCCTACGGTTAAACTCCAATGGGAAAGTCATCAGTCGCCAAATTGGGATTGATTTCAATCAAGATATCAATGAACAAACGAATCCATTCCTACAAGACAATGACATCATTGTTGTCAGTCGTTCTGGGATAGCGCGCTTTTCTGATACCCTTCAACTCGCTCTCAATCCTGCTAACCGTCTTTTTTCATTATGGAGTATCCCACTACGCACTCTTGAGGTACTCGCTAGAATTGGCGTTATTCAATCCGAAGAAAATTAACCTAGCCATAATGAATCAGCAATTTATCGATTATGACGAACTCAAAAAAAATACCTACATCCTATTCAGAAAATGGTCGCCCAGAAATAGCAAGCCTTAATGGTATGGCAACCTTTAGGGCTGAGGAGTTTCCAGAAGAACAAACAATCGATCTTACCTGGTTGTTATCTGTATTGCGTCGTCGGGTATGGATTATGGCGGCGGCAACTTTTGTATTGAGCGTATTATCTGGAGGAAGCCTTGTCTGGATGGCTCGTCAAACTGTACCCTCCTATGAAGGTTGGCTACAATTGTTGCTCGAACCAGTAACCGCAGAAGGTCGTTCCGCTCGACTGTTATTACTAGGTGAATCAGGTGGAGATACCGACTTAGCTGATATTACAGGTAAACTTCGCATTGAAAGCACTGATTTGGTTGATTATGAAACAATGATTAGGGTACTCAAAAGCCCGAAAGTGATGGAGCCTTTAATTGAGGAATTGCAGCAGGAATACCCTGAAATTAATTACAATAATTTGCAGTCGAAACTCGTTCTTAGTCGCAGAAGTTATGAAAAAGATGGGAAGCAAGAAGGAACTAAAATCATGTTGGTTCGATATGAAGATAGTGATACTGATAAAATTTTATTTGTCTTAGATAAGGTTAGCGAAGCATTTTTACAATATTCTTTAGATGAACGAATAGACGCTCTACAAAAGGGAGTTGATTTTATTGATGAACAGTTGCCTGAACTGAGAGAAAGAGTTGAATATTATCAGTTGCAACTGCAAAATATTCGGCAAAAAAATGGTATAAACTTTCCTGATATAGAAGCTAGTGGTTTATCAGAGCAATCACTTTTAATTAAAAAAAGGAAACTGGAATATCAAGCGGAGTTAGAGGGTAAAAGACGTTTTTATGAAACATTCAAAAGACAAATTGAGAGTGGTAATCCAATTAGTGTTTTGACCTTTAAAGATCAAGCTTATAAATCGATATTAGAAGATTATCAGCAAATCGAAGTGCAACTTTCACTGAAACTCAGTCAGTTTAGGGAAGATAGTATTCCTATAAAAATCTTACAAGAGAAACAGGAAAGAGTAATGAACACTGTACAGGATATTGCTCAAGTAGAATTGGAGACAGCAAGTAGTGAAATTGAAGTTTTAGAATCCCGAATTAAATCTTTAGAAGCATCGCAGAAAGAAGTGGATCGCAAAATACAAATTTTTCCAGATATTCTCCGACAGTATTCGGAAATTGAAGCCTCTCTAGAGGTTAAAAAAAATACACTTAAAGAATTTTTGGAAAAGCGAGAGACGCTTAGATTAAACGCTTCTCAAAGAGATTTTCCTTGGTCAATTATTTCTCCCCCTAAACTGTTGAGATACTCGAATGGACAATTAAAACCTACATCTCAGGTCAGTACTAGGAAGCAACTGGCCCTAGCTTTAATCTTGAGTATGCTACTGGGAGTTGCAATTGGATTAGTTATAGAAATTTTAGATCCAGTATTCCATAGTCCTGACGAGATAAAAATTGATACAAAGACAAAGCTTCTTGGAGTGATTCCTACTGATCGGCAGATGAAAGAAAGTCAGAAAAAACGACGGCAATTTTATAAATTATTTGTCAACTCTAAGTATGGCGATCGCACGTGGTATCAACCCGAATATAGTGCTCTATTCGTAGAGTCTTTTCGTTCTTTGTATACCAATATTAACTTACTGGGATCTAAAAATCACGCCATTCGATCACTTGTCGTCAGTTCCGCTAGTCCTGAAGATGGCAAATCTACCGTTGCTCTCAATCTCGCTCAAACCGCTGCTGCCATTGGTAAGCGAGTTTTGCTCGTTGATGCCAACCTACGTTCTCCTCAACTCCATCTATCCCTCGGTCTAGAGAATAAACAGGGTCTCAGTGATACTGTGGTGAACTACCTGAGCCTCAATGAGGTCATCCAAGCCTCCCCTATCGAAGAAAACCTATTGTTCCTCAGCGCCGGTCAAATTTCTCCCGATCCGATTAAACTTCTCTCCTCCCAGAAAATGCAATACCTGATGGGACAATTGCAGGGATTCTTCGATCTCGTCATCTACGATACCCCTGCATTAGTGGGATTAGCCGATCCCTACATCCTCGCCGATTATACTGATGGTATGATACTTGTCGTTCGAGTTGGAAAAACTGAGCGTTCTGCGATTGCACAAGCTCTAGAAGAACGAAGAACGTCTAAAACTAACATCCTCGGCATTGTAGCTAATGATGTGCAAGATAGTATCTCAAAAACATCCAGAGTTCATCATCAACACTACTATTCCTCTCCTTCCTCTACAACACGGTTAGATGAAGGTATAACGAGGTTGTAATCACCTTTGAGCAGACAACACAAAAGGCTCAATGGTATAACAAATTAACCATTAAGCCTTATAATGAAGTTCAGATTAGCGTTGACTTGAAAGGAGCTAATCGACTAGCTACGACGCTTGCGAAGTCCTAAAGCGCTTGCCGCAGCTAAGAATCCTAAACCAAGGACAGTAGAAGGTTCCGGTACATCCTTAGTAATAATCTCGTCAAATCCTTGGAAGCGGAAGGCTACTCCGTCACCGGTGAGGCCTGCATAATCGGCTCCTAAAGAGAGAGTAATGGAGCTAACATCTGTGAAGGTCAAGCTCAACAAGTTACTATCATAAAAGGCTTCATCCCCTAGCTCATTGCGATGGAAGAGTGAATTAACCTCCTGACCATTCACGTGAGTTACGCCAGTTGTCCCCCACCCGTTTTCAACATCGAAGAAATCAATTGTCAGCTCATCAATGGTTTCAGTAAAGTTGAACTCGAAGTCACCAACTTCGAGTTGTCCTTGTTCTTCATTGGGAGCAACAGCACGGAACCAGTATCCTGTGGTGTTAGTTCCCAGGTCACTCTCACCGAAGTTAACTGTTTCCGTGTTATTGGTGTACTCGTTAGCGGTTCCCAACCCATCTAAGAACAGGCGGCTGCGCTGAGGAGTTCCTGGATTTTCCGCATCATCCCAGGCCAGACTCTCTACACTTTGAATATATCCAAGTGGCATGTCCAGGCACTCTTCAATACATCCAAAACCAGTATCAAACTCACCTTCAAAACCAGTAAAAGGATTACCAGGGTTAGCGGAGGCGGAGGGAGCTAACATCCCTGCAACTAGAGTGGAAGCTACTGCTCCAGCTGCTACTGTACTAACTCTTTTGGTAATTT
The genomic region above belongs to Roseofilum reptotaenium CS-1145 and contains:
- a CDS encoding O-antigen ligase family protein, which gives rise to MKEVIKSLLANPLIALMVLATGLIYVAVFFHYINKSKTNSEWFEKLVVGGFIFALTDVSILPFNKLTPKILADRKVGMMTVFLQLAIYGVVLFVSWSRFRSTLRNIGDVFAVFLVKAPFLSLLCLMIGFSAFWSNDFVHTLKNSLVYLETAIAAVYIGKQYSWAELYSFMRWVNLAVLLPSIYYANVVPSVGINSKTGAWQGIMKHKNIFAFAMSFTMVMWLIYGIYNPKYRKQSFVIALLSLYAMDGGESGASKVLFVCMMFLTLYLNFVKKLSSKWAFTSIVLFLIVSTSIMIVVVENLEFIVVDTLNKDLTLTGRTLFWPLVIEAINEKPILGHGVGGYWQSWKSTAENPAGNVINPNGWIPPHSHNGFLDIATDLGWLGMTLYIFAFVNTLAKAVSYLSKDKMPEAGIPIIVLTFTLLTNLTETGLLGVNPTWFWFVVTTTRLSLDMTKNIQKKNNSY
- a CDS encoding SLBB domain-containing protein; amino-acid sequence: MGTYTKNFQFCRPLFALGVGCGLIIPLILPAVAQHTGTEPNWPIQESSEERNSPISTENSSIATDNAYVLVGGDRIQIDILELPEYSGNYQIPVDGLIELPLIGSIRLGRLTLAQAREALVQAYSDVLRYPVITIRLVSPSPLNVVVAGEVTNPGAFTVSLIGGEGGNPGIQYPTVIEVLKEAGGITLAADISQIKITRTIWQDNQQKEITLDVDLQQLIQGNPSSTDITIRSGDKIFVPTQFEVNLKQLWQLARVDFSADRNQRQSIVVAGEVHNPGSYHITLAIPGSPVISLPTVSSAIQEAGGIKPLADLRNMKLRRQTQTGSELIIPLDFWELLHNGDITQDTIVQSGDSIIIPRVAEISNAEVSELAAVNFARQSITVSVIGEVRSPGSLEVPPSTSLNQILLRAGGFNGSRAKTSRVQLLRLNSNGKVISRQIGIDFNQDINEQTNPFLQDNDIIVVSRSGIARFSDTLQLALNPANRLFSLWSIPLRTLEVLARIGVIQSEEN
- a CDS encoding GumC family protein: MTNSKKIPTSYSENGRPEIASLNGMATFRAEEFPEEQTIDLTWLLSVLRRRVWIMAAATFVLSVLSGGSLVWMARQTVPSYEGWLQLLLEPVTAEGRSARLLLLGESGGDTDLADITGKLRIESTDLVDYETMIRVLKSPKVMEPLIEELQQEYPEINYNNLQSKLVLSRRSYEKDGKQEGTKIMLVRYEDSDTDKILFVLDKVSEAFLQYSLDERIDALQKGVDFIDEQLPELRERVEYYQLQLQNIRQKNGINFPDIEASGLSEQSLLIKKRKLEYQAELEGKRRFYETFKRQIESGNPISVLTFKDQAYKSILEDYQQIEVQLSLKLSQFREDSIPIKILQEKQERVMNTVQDIAQVELETASSEIEVLESRIKSLEASQKEVDRKIQIFPDILRQYSEIEASLEVKKNTLKEFLEKRETLRLNASQRDFPWSIISPPKLLRYSNGQLKPTSQVSTRKQLALALILSMLLGVAIGLVIEILDPVFHSPDEIKIDTKTKLLGVIPTDRQMKESQKKRRQFYKLFVNSKYGDRTWYQPEYSALFVESFRSLYTNINLLGSKNHAIRSLVVSSASPEDGKSTVALNLAQTAAAIGKRVLLVDANLRSPQLHLSLGLENKQGLSDTVVNYLSLNEVIQASPIEENLLFLSAGQISPDPIKLLSSQKMQYLMGQLQGFFDLVIYDTPALVGLADPYILADYTDGMILVVRVGKTERSAIAQALEERRTSKTNILGIVANDVQDSISKTSRVHHQHYYSSPSSTTRLDEGITRL
- a CDS encoding LEVG family PEP-CTERM protein translates to MTSQSLSEITKRVSTVAAGAVASTLVAGMLAPSASANPGNPFTGFEGEFDTGFGCIEECLDMPLGYIQSVESLAWDDAENPGTPQRSRLFLDGLGTANEYTNNTETVNFGESDLGTNTTGYWFRAVAPNEEQGQLEVGDFEFNFTETIDELTIDFFDVENGWGTTGVTHVNGQEVNSLFHRNELGDEAFYDSNLLSLTFTDVSSITLSLGADYAGLTGDGVAFRFQGFDEIITKDVPEPSTVLGLGFLAAASALGLRKRRS